A region of Pleionea litopenaei DNA encodes the following proteins:
- the acnB gene encoding bifunctional aconitate hydratase 2/2-methylisocitrate dehydratase, with protein sequence MLEAYRKHVEERAQQGIPPKPLDAEQTNALVELLKNPPAGEEEFLVELLTHRVPPGVDEAAYVKAGFLSAIAKGEAQSPLVDKAHAVKLLGTMLGGYNIATLVELLDDADLAELAAQQLKHTLLMFDAFHDVADKAKAGNAIAQNVIESWAEAEWFKEKPALEEKITVTVFKVPGETNTDDLSPAQDAWSRPDIPLHSLAMLKNPREGIDGDPLEIIEDLKKKGHPVAYVGDVVGTGSSRKSATNSVLWCTGDDIPYVPNKRAGGYCLGGKIAPIFFNTMEDAGALPIEVDVTKMEMGDVIDIYPYEGKVEKNGEVIANFEMKTSVMIDEVQAGGRIPMIIGRGLTANAREYLGLPEADFFRKPAEVKDTGKGFTLAQKMVGKACGLEGVRPGQYCEPKMTTVGSQDTTGPMTRDELKDLACLGFTADLVMQSFCHTAAYPKPVDIDTQHTLPDFIQNRGGVSLRPGDGIIHSWLNRMLLPDTVGTGGDSHTRFPIGISFPAGSGLVAFAAATGVMPLDMPESVLVRFKGEMQPGITLRDLVHAIPYYAIQEGHLTVEKSGKKNIFSGRILEIEGLEHLTAEQAFELSDASAERSAAGCTIKLSEESVSEYLQSNVVLLKWMIANGYGDPRTIGRRIEKMEEWIANPELMQADADADYTAVIEIDLNELKEPVLCAPNDPDDARLLSDVAGDKIDEVFIGSCMTNIGHFRAAGKLLDKVEPGTLATRLWIAPPTKMDEHQLMEEGYYNIFGRSGARLEMPGCSLCMGNQARVAPKSTVVSTSTRNFPNRLGQGANVYLASAELASVASVLGKLPTVAEYLEYAKELDSMSGDIYKYMNFHQMEEYKSKANTVTIPVANQVTVDA encoded by the coding sequence GTGTTAGAAGCCTATCGTAAGCATGTTGAAGAACGCGCGCAACAAGGTATACCACCTAAACCTTTGGATGCTGAGCAAACCAATGCTCTAGTGGAGTTGTTGAAAAATCCTCCTGCGGGCGAAGAAGAGTTCTTAGTTGAGTTGCTGACACATCGTGTACCACCGGGTGTTGACGAGGCAGCCTATGTTAAAGCTGGCTTTCTTTCAGCCATTGCGAAAGGCGAAGCTCAATCACCTTTGGTTGACAAAGCTCATGCCGTAAAATTGTTGGGCACTATGTTAGGCGGTTACAACATCGCCACGCTAGTTGAGTTGCTAGACGATGCCGATTTAGCTGAACTAGCCGCGCAGCAGTTGAAACACACCTTACTGATGTTTGATGCCTTCCATGATGTCGCTGACAAAGCGAAAGCAGGCAATGCAATTGCACAAAATGTTATTGAGTCGTGGGCTGAAGCCGAGTGGTTCAAAGAAAAACCCGCGTTAGAAGAAAAAATCACAGTGACGGTCTTTAAAGTACCGGGAGAAACCAATACTGATGATCTTTCACCTGCTCAAGACGCATGGTCTCGCCCAGATATTCCGTTGCACTCATTAGCAATGTTGAAAAATCCTCGTGAAGGTATTGACGGCGATCCACTTGAAATCATTGAAGATTTAAAGAAAAAGGGTCACCCAGTCGCCTATGTAGGTGATGTTGTTGGAACTGGCTCTTCGCGTAAATCAGCAACAAACTCGGTCTTGTGGTGCACAGGTGACGATATTCCTTATGTACCAAACAAGCGAGCCGGTGGTTACTGTTTAGGCGGCAAAATCGCTCCTATTTTCTTTAACACGATGGAAGATGCTGGTGCGCTTCCTATCGAGGTTGACGTTACCAAAATGGAAATGGGCGATGTGATTGATATCTATCCTTATGAAGGAAAAGTTGAAAAGAATGGTGAAGTTATTGCCAACTTTGAGATGAAAACTTCAGTCATGATTGATGAAGTGCAAGCTGGCGGACGTATTCCAATGATTATTGGACGTGGGTTGACAGCTAATGCTCGCGAATATTTAGGTTTACCGGAAGCTGACTTTTTCCGTAAGCCTGCTGAAGTTAAAGACACAGGTAAAGGGTTTACGCTCGCGCAAAAAATGGTGGGTAAAGCATGCGGTCTTGAAGGAGTTCGACCCGGACAATACTGCGAACCTAAAATGACGACTGTGGGCTCACAAGATACGACTGGCCCTATGACTCGTGACGAGTTGAAAGATTTAGCTTGTCTTGGCTTTACCGCTGACCTAGTTATGCAGTCATTCTGCCATACTGCGGCTTATCCGAAGCCCGTTGATATTGACACCCAGCACACCTTACCAGACTTCATTCAAAACCGAGGTGGTGTTTCACTGCGTCCTGGCGATGGGATCATTCACAGCTGGTTGAACCGCATGTTATTGCCCGATACCGTGGGTACAGGTGGTGATTCACATACTCGATTCCCTATTGGTATTTCGTTCCCAGCAGGTTCTGGTCTTGTGGCTTTTGCGGCAGCAACAGGTGTTATGCCGTTAGATATGCCTGAGTCTGTTTTAGTGCGTTTTAAAGGCGAAATGCAACCGGGTATCACGTTGCGTGATTTAGTGCATGCTATTCCTTACTATGCGATTCAAGAAGGTCATTTGACCGTAGAGAAGTCTGGCAAGAAGAACATTTTCTCTGGTCGAATTTTAGAAATTGAAGGTCTTGAGCATTTAACGGCAGAGCAAGCGTTTGAACTGTCAGATGCTTCAGCAGAGCGTTCTGCTGCGGGCTGTACCATCAAGTTATCAGAAGAGTCTGTTTCAGAGTACCTTCAGTCGAATGTAGTCTTGCTAAAATGGATGATTGCCAATGGCTATGGTGATCCTCGTACCATCGGTCGCCGCATCGAAAAAATGGAAGAGTGGATTGCGAACCCTGAGTTAATGCAAGCCGATGCCGATGCAGACTACACAGCGGTGATCGAAATCGACTTAAACGAACTTAAAGAGCCTGTTTTATGTGCTCCTAACGATCCTGATGATGCGCGGTTATTAAGTGACGTTGCTGGAGATAAAATTGACGAAGTGTTCATTGGTTCGTGCATGACAAATATTGGTCATTTCCGCGCCGCTGGTAAATTGCTTGATAAAGTCGAGCCGGGTACCCTTGCAACACGCTTGTGGATTGCGCCTCCGACAAAAATGGATGAGCACCAATTAATGGAAGAGGGCTACTACAATATCTTTGGACGTTCTGGAGCTCGCTTAGAAATGCCAGGTTGTTCATTGTGTATGGGAAATCAAGCGCGTGTCGCGCCTAAATCAACCGTAGTTTCAACGTCAACTCGAAACTTCCCGAATCGATTAGGTCAAGGGGCGAATGTGTATTTGGCATCGGCTGAATTAGCGTCGGTCGCGTCGGTATTGGGTAAGTTACCTACCGTTGCTGAGTATTTAGAGTATGCAAAAGAACTCGATAGCATGTCTGGTGACATTTACAAATACATGAATTTCCACCAGATGGAAGAGTACAAGTCAAAAGCAAACACCGTAACCATTCCGGTTGCAAACCAAGTAACGGTTGATGCTTAA
- a CDS encoding nucleotidyltransferase family protein, producing MIELSVVILAGGASKRLGVSKQMIRYRDETLIAQSCRRALQLSSTVTLLSGANRHSVEAEAHKFKVDVLHNPNWEVGIANSIGLAVKHEFNSNRVLLMYCDQPLIPIFHYQALVEQSNQNPDKIVVTESGNNYCLPAIFPHRFFYELTTLKDDETAIQLVESHLTEVTSIPCPQAAFSVDEPDDMRRLRES from the coding sequence ATGATCGAGCTGTCCGTAGTGATTCTAGCTGGTGGAGCCTCTAAGCGTCTCGGAGTATCCAAGCAGATGATACGCTATCGCGATGAGACCTTGATTGCCCAGTCGTGCCGGCGAGCTCTGCAGCTATCAAGTACGGTCACTTTGCTCAGCGGTGCTAATCGACACAGTGTTGAGGCTGAGGCTCATAAGTTTAAAGTTGATGTACTGCATAATCCGAACTGGGAAGTGGGCATCGCTAATTCCATTGGTTTAGCCGTGAAACACGAGTTTAATAGTAATCGTGTGTTGTTAATGTATTGCGACCAACCTTTAATTCCCATTTTTCACTATCAGGCTCTGGTAGAGCAGTCCAATCAAAATCCAGACAAAATTGTCGTGACAGAGTCAGGGAATAATTACTGCTTACCCGCTATTTTCCCACATCGGTTCTTCTATGAGCTAACCACCTTAAAAGATGATGAAACCGCTATTCAATTGGTGGAGTCTCACTTAACCGAAGTCACTTCAATACCTTGTCCACAAGCGGCGTTTAGCGTCGATGAGCCAGATGATATGCGTCGGCTACGAGAGTCTTAG
- a CDS encoding acyl-CoA dehydrogenase — translation MSAGVLSNWDDLLLLDDQLTEEERMIRDSAHQYAQEKLLPRVLEANRHEHFDVEIMRELGELGLLGSTIDGYGCAGTSYVAYGLIAREVERVDSGYRSACSVQSSLVMYPIHKFGTEAQREKYLPKLATGEYIGCFGLTEPDAGSDPASMKTRARSVDGGYQLTGSKMWITNSPVADVFVVWAKTDDGKIRGFVLEKGMEGLTAPKIEGKFSLRASITGEIVMDNVFVPEENMFPEVTGLKGPFSCLNMARYGISWGAMGAAEACWHAARQYTLDRKQFDKPLAANQLIQKKLADMQTEISLGLQASLRVGRLIDEKRFVPEMISLVKRNACGKALDIARMARDMHGGNGINDEYHVVRHMMNLEAVNTYEGTHDVHALILGRAQTGLQAFK, via the coding sequence ATGTCAGCTGGAGTGTTATCGAATTGGGATGATCTGTTGTTACTCGATGATCAATTAACTGAAGAAGAACGGATGATTCGAGACTCGGCTCATCAATATGCACAAGAGAAATTGTTGCCACGAGTTTTAGAAGCAAATCGTCATGAGCATTTTGACGTCGAGATTATGCGAGAACTAGGTGAGCTGGGACTGCTCGGCTCGACTATCGATGGATATGGCTGTGCTGGCACCAGCTATGTCGCCTACGGACTTATTGCTCGTGAGGTAGAGCGGGTTGATTCGGGTTATCGGTCAGCTTGTAGTGTACAGTCGTCACTAGTGATGTACCCAATTCATAAATTTGGCACCGAAGCGCAACGCGAAAAATACCTGCCTAAGTTAGCGACGGGCGAGTATATCGGTTGCTTTGGGTTAACAGAACCTGACGCAGGCTCAGATCCAGCGAGCATGAAAACGCGCGCGCGAAGTGTTGATGGTGGCTACCAGTTAACTGGCAGTAAAATGTGGATAACTAATTCTCCGGTAGCTGATGTGTTTGTTGTTTGGGCGAAAACGGATGACGGTAAGATTCGTGGATTTGTTCTCGAGAAAGGCATGGAGGGCTTAACTGCACCGAAAATCGAAGGTAAGTTTTCTCTTCGTGCGTCGATCACCGGTGAAATCGTCATGGACAATGTTTTTGTTCCTGAGGAAAACATGTTTCCTGAAGTAACTGGTTTAAAAGGACCATTTAGCTGCTTAAACATGGCGCGTTATGGAATCTCTTGGGGAGCAATGGGCGCGGCCGAAGCATGCTGGCACGCGGCACGTCAATACACGCTCGATCGCAAGCAGTTCGACAAACCCCTTGCTGCCAATCAGCTGATTCAAAAGAAACTGGCAGACATGCAAACAGAAATTAGCCTTGGTTTACAGGCGTCGTTGCGAGTAGGGCGATTAATCGATGAAAAGCGCTTTGTGCCTGAAATGATTTCTTTGGTTAAGCGCAATGCCTGTGGCAAAGCGCTTGATATCGCGCGGATGGCGCGTGATATGCACGGCGGTAATGGTATTAATGACGAATACCATGTGGTGCGTCATATGATGAACTTAGAAGCGGTCAATACCTACGAAGGAACCCATGATGTACATGCACTAATTCTTGGTCGTGCTCAAACGGGACTTCAAGCCTTTAAATAA